A window of Pseudomonas mucidolens contains these coding sequences:
- a CDS encoding DUF4354 family protein: protein MKKSYANLVLMATAQENSTFTIRGEFYNARKFNVSILNKGDLSVSFEGDTQFVLLGKNLDRYEMYEFSAKLFSTIDPYMESTGEVFFISKNEEIYTASFITIETEATKNLSII, encoded by the coding sequence ATGAAAAAATCATATGCCAATTTAGTATTAATGGCTACTGCTCAAGAAAATTCAACCTTTACAATCAGAGGTGAGTTCTATAATGCACGGAAATTCAATGTTTCCATATTAAACAAAGGCGATCTTTCTGTTTCTTTTGAAGGAGATACTCAATTCGTTCTTTTAGGAAAAAACCTAGATCGTTATGAAATGTATGAGTTTAGCGCGAAGCTTTTCTCCACTATAGATCCCTACATGGAATCTACAGGTGAGGTATTTTTCATTTCGAAAAATGAAGAAATTTATACTGCGTCATTTATAACTATAGAAACCGAAGCCACTAAGAATTTGAGCATCATATAA
- a CDS encoding PQQ-dependent sugar dehydrogenase translates to MKYSSALTTISLALLLSACDSERNGDLSLGPDPKLPEQHRGLVPTMKIAEPAEWGDRKPTVPQGFSITAIATDLGIPRQILVLPNGDILVAEGRGGSAAKLKPKDVIAGYIKAQGNTKVKGGNRLTLLRDADGDGSYELQTVFAENLNAPYGLAYADGNLYVANQDALVRFAYEDGQTQASAAPTKILDLPSQINHHWTKALAISPDGRQLYVAIGSNSNITERGMDAEVDRAQVWQVDVQTGAYKPYATGLRNPTALAIQPDSGQLWAVVNERDELGPDLVPDYLTSVREGGFYGWPYSYWGQNVDSRAQPQKPEKVAAAIKPDYSLGAHVAALGVDFSVPAMGAKFAEGVFVGEHGSWNRPDPVGYKVIFVPFSNGRPAGEAVDFATGFRGEDGKTRGRPVGVTVDPRGALLIADDLANTVWRVTRNQ, encoded by the coding sequence GTGAAGTATTCCAGCGCATTGACGACCATTAGCCTGGCATTGCTGTTGAGTGCCTGCGACAGCGAAAGAAACGGCGATCTATCTCTCGGCCCGGATCCTAAACTGCCGGAACAGCATCGCGGTCTCGTGCCCACTATGAAGATTGCCGAGCCGGCAGAGTGGGGTGACCGGAAGCCAACTGTGCCGCAGGGCTTCAGCATCACGGCGATTGCCACCGATCTGGGGATTCCGCGTCAGATCCTAGTGCTACCCAATGGCGACATTCTCGTGGCGGAAGGCCGTGGTGGCAGCGCCGCCAAGCTCAAACCCAAAGATGTGATCGCCGGTTACATCAAGGCGCAGGGCAACACCAAGGTCAAAGGTGGCAACCGCCTGACCTTGCTGCGCGATGCCGACGGTGACGGCAGCTACGAGCTGCAGACGGTGTTTGCCGAAAACCTCAACGCGCCTTACGGCCTGGCCTACGCGGATGGCAATCTGTACGTGGCCAACCAGGATGCGCTGGTGCGCTTCGCGTATGAAGACGGCCAAACCCAGGCCAGCGCCGCACCAACCAAAATCCTCGACTTGCCTTCGCAGATAAACCACCACTGGACCAAGGCGCTGGCCATCAGCCCCGATGGCCGTCAGCTATATGTTGCCATCGGTTCCAACAGCAACATCACCGAGCGCGGCATGGACGCTGAGGTTGATCGGGCTCAGGTCTGGCAGGTCGACGTCCAGACAGGCGCCTACAAGCCGTACGCAACCGGTCTGCGTAATCCGACAGCGTTGGCGATTCAGCCTGATTCCGGGCAGTTGTGGGCGGTGGTCAACGAGCGCGACGAGCTGGGGCCAGACCTAGTGCCAGACTACCTGACCTCGGTTCGCGAAGGTGGGTTCTACGGCTGGCCCTATAGCTATTGGGGGCAAAACGTCGATTCGCGCGCGCAGCCGCAGAAACCAGAGAAGGTGGCCGCTGCAATCAAGCCGGATTACAGTCTGGGCGCGCACGTGGCGGCGCTTGGCGTCGACTTCTCCGTCCCGGCCATGGGTGCGAAGTTTGCCGAGGGTGTCTTCGTTGGTGAGCACGGTAGCTGGAACCGCCCTGATCCGGTTGGCTACAAGGTGATCTTCGTGCCGTTCAGCAACGGGCGTCCGGCCGGTGAGGCGGTCGACTTCGCGACCGGCTTCCGTGGCGAAGACGGCAAAACTCGCGGGCGGCCGGTCGGTGTAACCGTCGACCCACGCGGTGCGCTTCTCATCGCGGACGACCTCGCAAACACGGTGTGGCGGGTAACGCGTAATCAGTGA
- a CDS encoding histidine phosphatase family protein, whose translation MINTSLSKAILIVGFIGAILFVYEAFTRNAVENLDSNKKLTDSGLSEDWKSGNIILLIRHEERCDRSSNPCLGPDNGITVSGSERAKEAGIRLKTYFKLDNTDIFTSPMTRTVQTSDVMLGKASLLSDREAICGSDIIDKLLKHKTANRNLIVVTHNTCMKDLIRTSGHKHSWSPEYGSLLFAKTTSKNEIQIVGKLNPDDFPKHPPQI comes from the coding sequence ATGATAAATACCAGCCTATCAAAAGCAATACTAATCGTTGGCTTTATAGGAGCGATACTCTTTGTTTACGAGGCCTTTACGAGAAACGCCGTAGAAAACCTAGACTCAAATAAAAAACTAACCGACTCAGGACTTTCTGAAGACTGGAAAAGTGGAAATATTATTTTGTTGATCCGGCACGAAGAGCGCTGTGATCGATCAAGCAACCCGTGTTTAGGCCCAGATAATGGAATCACAGTATCCGGAAGCGAGAGGGCAAAAGAAGCAGGCATTCGTTTAAAAACATATTTCAAATTAGACAACACTGACATTTTCACCAGCCCAATGACTAGAACAGTTCAAACATCCGACGTTATGCTAGGCAAAGCAAGCCTGCTATCCGACAGAGAGGCTATTTGTGGAAGTGACATCATTGACAAACTGCTCAAACACAAGACCGCCAACAGAAACCTAATAGTAGTGACCCACAACACCTGCATGAAGGATTTAATAAGAACCAGCGGACACAAGCATTCATGGAGCCCTGAATATGGGAGCCTACTATTTGCAAAAACAACAAGCAAAAATGAAATACAGATTGTCGGCAAATTAAATCCTGACGATTTCCCTAAACACCCACCGCAGATTTAA
- a CDS encoding GntR family transcriptional regulator, producing MTTTTLGYDERLPLYQRLREEMLAKIAAGEWSPGAPIPTEAELTKLYGVAIGTVRKAVDTLVNEGLLLRSQGRGTFVRRPNFDASLARFFRQVTTSGGREIPTSRILSKTLHTPSPTVAGALRLEDGEQVLRMERLRMVEGRTLFYEEIWLSATRFSALLDLDSEHFGALLYPLYETQCGQCIASASETLTVGEADPVIAHMLSIAEGSPVVTIERTASGYDRSPLEYRISRAAGEGFRYQIDIS from the coding sequence ATGACTACAACGACACTTGGATACGACGAGCGACTGCCGCTTTATCAGCGCCTACGGGAAGAAATGCTTGCCAAGATTGCCGCCGGCGAATGGTCCCCCGGCGCGCCCATTCCCACGGAGGCCGAGTTGACCAAGTTATACGGCGTGGCGATCGGCACCGTGCGCAAGGCGGTGGATACCCTGGTGAATGAAGGCTTGTTGTTGCGCAGCCAGGGCCGCGGCACGTTTGTCCGCCGGCCCAACTTCGATGCCTCGTTGGCGCGCTTTTTTCGGCAGGTCACTACCAGCGGCGGGCGTGAAATACCCACCAGCCGCATCCTCAGCAAGACGCTGCACACCCCGTCGCCAACGGTGGCTGGCGCATTAAGGCTGGAGGACGGTGAGCAAGTGCTGCGCATGGAGCGCCTGCGGATGGTCGAGGGACGCACGCTGTTTTATGAAGAAATCTGGCTTTCGGCCACACGCTTCAGCGCACTGCTGGACCTCGACTCCGAGCATTTCGGCGCCCTGCTCTACCCCTTATATGAAACGCAGTGCGGCCAATGCATCGCCTCGGCGAGCGAGACCCTCACGGTTGGCGAAGCCGACCCCGTCATCGCGCACATGCTGTCGATTGCCGAAGGTTCCCCGGTCGTCACCATTGAACGCACCGCGTCCGGGTATGACCGAAGCCCGCTGGAATACCGAATCTCCCGTGCCGCAGGTGAGGGGTTTCGGTATCAGATCGATATCTCCTGA
- a CDS encoding methyl-accepting chemotaxis protein, whose protein sequence is MPTRTRFFEHYRKADRIMLALVWLMFLFSLGLAFWHDTLIQSALVGGGTCVVLTLLYRAIGGTRPMRCVLGVGLMIMAALHINQAQGVIEAHFGIFALLAVLTFYRDWLPILVAALTIAVHHVVFHALQHQGFPVFVMQHHGGWAMIFVHALYVVMETIALLYLAVHAQSEAVESQEMLEKMLAVTTQLTVETAKGDQSQLHVSLAQRFDHFLQQITGLIDGVARDSHGLGQLGQELASASGTLEKGARHQLAEITQMTGSMQRMEDAMGHITVHVEHAVEHAGQATQQILRGQESVGRAQHEITQLASRLKGTNQTVQGLAVQAEQIGSVLEVISSIANQTNLLALNAAIEAARAGEQGRGFAVVADEVRSLAQRTAASTQEIKTIIEGLQQGSREAVEAMHDSRQGVERCVEDSQLAVEMLKAVGNDISQIDQLNGRIVTTTREQSAANLEIVGRLQSVQSIAQSTAQDVETLARSSERLPPIAVRLDALGKRFHQ, encoded by the coding sequence ATGCCCACTCGTACGCGTTTTTTCGAGCACTACCGCAAGGCCGACCGCATCATGCTGGCGCTGGTCTGGCTGATGTTCCTCTTCTCCCTCGGCCTGGCGTTCTGGCACGACACCTTGATTCAGTCCGCGCTCGTCGGCGGCGGCACCTGCGTGGTCCTGACTCTGTTGTACCGCGCCATCGGCGGCACCCGTCCGATGCGCTGCGTCCTGGGCGTTGGCCTGATGATCATGGCGGCCTTGCATATCAACCAGGCGCAGGGCGTGATCGAAGCGCACTTCGGCATTTTTGCGCTGCTGGCGGTGCTGACGTTTTATCGGGACTGGCTGCCGATCCTGGTGGCGGCGCTGACGATCGCGGTGCACCACGTGGTATTTCATGCACTGCAACACCAAGGTTTTCCGGTATTCGTGATGCAGCATCACGGCGGTTGGGCCATGATATTCGTGCATGCTTTATATGTGGTGATGGAGACCATCGCCCTGCTCTACCTCGCAGTACATGCCCAGAGCGAGGCGGTTGAAAGCCAGGAAATGCTCGAGAAAATGCTCGCCGTTACCACGCAACTCACGGTCGAGACCGCCAAGGGTGATCAGAGCCAGTTGCATGTGTCCCTTGCGCAGCGTTTCGATCATTTCCTGCAACAGATCACCGGCCTGATTGACGGCGTCGCGCGCGACTCTCACGGCCTCGGACAACTGGGCCAGGAACTGGCCAGCGCCAGCGGCACCCTGGAAAAAGGCGCTCGTCACCAACTGGCCGAAATTACCCAGATGACCGGTTCCATGCAGCGCATGGAAGATGCCATGGGCCATATCACCGTGCACGTCGAGCACGCCGTCGAACATGCCGGCCAAGCTACCCAGCAAATCCTGCGCGGCCAGGAAAGCGTCGGCCGCGCCCAACACGAAATCACCCAGTTGGCCTCACGGCTCAAAGGCACCAACCAGACCGTCCAAGGCCTGGCAGTACAAGCCGAACAGATCGGCTCGGTGCTGGAAGTGATCAGCAGCATCGCCAACCAGACCAACCTGCTGGCCCTCAACGCCGCCATCGAAGCCGCCCGCGCCGGCGAACAAGGCCGCGGCTTCGCGGTGGTCGCCGACGAAGTGCGCAGCCTGGCCCAACGCACCGCTGCCTCCACCCAGGAAATCAAAACCATCATCGAAGGCCTGCAACAAGGCAGCCGCGAAGCCGTCGAAGCCATGCACGACAGCCGCCAGGGTGTGGAGCGCTGTGTGGAAGACAGTCAACTGGCAGTCGAAATGCTCAAGGCCGTGGGCAACGACATCTCGCAGATCGACCAGTTAAATGGGCGGATTGTGACGACGACCCGGGAGCAGAGCGCGGCGAACCTGGAGATTGTCGGGAGGTTGCAATCGGTGCAGAGCATTGCGCAGAGCACGGCGCAGGATGTGGAGACGCTCGCGCGCAGCAGCGAGCGGTTGCCGCCGATAGCAGTGCGCCTGGATGCCTTGGGCAAGAGGTTTCACCAGTAA
- a CDS encoding amidohydrolase family protein → MSSLDPLSPRGADTHAHIFRQDLPMVASRRYSPHYDALVEQYLDHLDRNGLSHGVLIQPSFLGTDNHFMLDALRRYPQRLRAVAVVDVDVSEAQLDELAEAGVVGIRLNLIGKTLMDYNSPAWLALFKRLAVRVWQVEIQRGIDDVALIVPAITACGVTVVIDHFGLPSGGIDIEKPNHKAFLQLLADERVWLKLSAAYRSQCDLAQAAQVLAQIREASGSIQRLLWGSDWPNTQFEQQTDYVRQVAFIKELLPDAAERDQVLMDNPAKLFGFDVSR, encoded by the coding sequence ATGTCCAGTCTTGACCCGCTCAGCCCCCGCGGCGCGGATACGCACGCGCACATCTTCCGCCAGGATCTGCCGATGGTTGCCAGCCGTCGCTACAGCCCGCATTACGATGCCTTGGTGGAGCAATACCTGGATCATCTTGATCGCAACGGCCTGTCGCACGGCGTGCTGATCCAGCCGAGTTTTCTCGGGACCGACAATCATTTCATGCTGGATGCGTTACGCCGTTATCCCCAGCGCCTGCGTGCCGTGGCAGTTGTCGATGTCGATGTCAGCGAAGCGCAGTTGGACGAATTGGCCGAGGCCGGTGTGGTGGGGATCCGCCTGAACCTTATCGGTAAGACGCTGATGGACTACAACAGTCCGGCCTGGCTCGCGTTGTTCAAGCGCCTGGCGGTGCGAGTCTGGCAGGTCGAGATTCAGCGCGGTATCGATGACGTAGCGCTGATTGTGCCTGCCATCACGGCGTGTGGCGTCACCGTGGTGATCGATCACTTCGGCCTGCCGAGTGGCGGTATTGATATCGAGAAACCCAACCATAAGGCCTTTCTGCAATTGCTCGCAGACGAGCGCGTCTGGCTCAAACTGTCCGCGGCCTACCGTAGCCAGTGCGATCTTGCCCAGGCAGCCCAGGTGCTGGCACAGATCCGTGAAGCGAGCGGTAGCATCCAGCGGCTGCTTTGGGGCAGCGATTGGCCTAACACCCAATTTGAACAGCAGACGGACTATGTCCGGCAAGTCGCTTTCATCAAGGAACTGCTGCCGGATGCGGCTGAGCGCGACCAAGTGCTGATGGATAACCCGGCGAAGCTGTTCGGCTTCGATGTTTCCCGCTAA
- a CDS encoding tyrosine-type recombinase/integrase has product MGKLTAKQIENLTTPGTYEDGDGLRLLIKPNGKKYWVLRFQLSGKRREMGLGTYPAIGLKEARQNSSDKRRLLRDGIDPLQARDDERAAQVTAELQRKNKAITFRDVSADYIEAHRAGWKNVKHAQQWTNTLATYAAPVIGDIATNQITTEHILEILKPIWGSKAETASRVRNRIELVLDAAKARGLRDGENPARWRGHLDKLLPPSSKAKRTQNHPALPYSELARFIPALDSVEGQSACALKMTILTACRTSEVLEADWSEVDLKTKLWTIPAVRMKAGKIHTVPLSDALIALLEALPRIKGSSLLFPGARKGRPISNMAMLMTLRRMDQRDLENGGKGWRDSNDKVITAHGFRSTFRDWAAECTPHAREVCEMALAHVVANGAEAAYWRSDLLEKRRVLMADWADYITLKVN; this is encoded by the coding sequence ATGGGAAAGCTAACCGCTAAGCAAATTGAAAATCTGACGACCCCAGGCACCTACGAAGACGGGGATGGCCTACGCCTCCTGATCAAGCCCAACGGGAAGAAGTATTGGGTACTGCGCTTTCAGCTCTCCGGAAAGCGGAGGGAGATGGGGCTAGGCACCTATCCCGCAATCGGTCTTAAGGAAGCTCGGCAAAACAGTAGTGATAAGCGCCGCTTACTGCGCGATGGTATTGACCCCTTACAGGCTCGTGACGATGAACGAGCGGCACAGGTGACCGCTGAGCTGCAACGTAAAAACAAAGCCATCACGTTCCGGGACGTGTCAGCCGATTACATAGAGGCTCATCGTGCTGGCTGGAAAAACGTCAAACACGCCCAGCAATGGACGAACACACTGGCTACTTACGCCGCTCCCGTCATCGGTGACATCGCCACCAACCAGATCACCACCGAGCACATCCTCGAAATTCTAAAACCCATCTGGGGCAGCAAAGCCGAAACAGCTAGCCGGGTTCGCAACAGAATCGAACTAGTGCTCGATGCCGCCAAAGCGCGTGGTCTGCGAGACGGTGAAAACCCAGCACGCTGGCGTGGACACCTAGACAAGCTGTTACCACCGAGTTCCAAGGCTAAACGTACCCAAAACCACCCGGCATTGCCTTACTCGGAGTTGGCTCGTTTCATACCGGCACTAGATAGTGTCGAAGGACAATCCGCCTGCGCACTCAAAATGACGATCCTCACTGCGTGCCGAACCAGCGAGGTTCTTGAAGCCGACTGGAGTGAGGTTGATTTGAAAACCAAACTATGGACGATTCCAGCGGTACGAATGAAAGCGGGAAAAATTCATACCGTTCCACTATCGGATGCGCTAATCGCACTGCTCGAAGCTCTCCCCCGAATCAAAGGTAGCTCGTTGCTGTTTCCAGGGGCTCGTAAAGGGCGCCCCATTAGCAATATGGCCATGTTAATGACGTTACGTCGCATGGATCAAAGGGACCTGGAGAATGGAGGCAAGGGTTGGCGCGATAGCAATGACAAAGTCATTACTGCTCACGGGTTTCGCAGCACATTCAGGGATTGGGCTGCTGAATGTACACCCCATGCACGCGAAGTTTGCGAGATGGCTTTGGCTCACGTTGTCGCAAACGGTGCCGAGGCAGCCTACTGGCGCAGCGATTTGCTGGAAAAGCGCCGTGTACTGATGGCTGATTGGGCCGACTATATAACCCTCAAGGTGAATTGA
- a CDS encoding DUF932 domain-containing protein: MAHHIDQMAYVGQTPWHGLGSALSPKQPLEIWQREAGMDWQIQESPVNFKADAIGHLGSIHSFPEQKVLYRSDTKAPLSVVSNRYQVVQPREVLEFYRDLTEVSGYELETAGVLKGGKKFWALARTGQSAELKGNDQVNGYLLLATSCDGTLATTATPTTVRVVCNNTLTISLNGAAHAIKVPHSTRFNPQTVKKQLGIAVSQWDEFMYRMRTLSERKIQWPEAMSFFMDVLCDTHAHDPIPAVLPNKRAMEKVQSLYEGKGRGSDLESARGTAWGLLNAVTEYVDHERRARSSEYRMDSAWFGQGAQIKQRALSTALKLVA; the protein is encoded by the coding sequence ATGGCTCATCACATCGATCAAATGGCCTACGTCGGGCAAACACCATGGCATGGCCTCGGCTCCGCCCTTTCACCAAAACAACCTCTTGAAATATGGCAGCGCGAAGCTGGGATGGATTGGCAGATTCAAGAAAGCCCCGTGAATTTCAAAGCCGACGCTATCGGCCATCTAGGCAGCATTCACTCGTTCCCCGAACAGAAGGTGTTGTACCGCTCCGACACCAAAGCACCTCTGTCAGTGGTCTCTAACCGCTATCAGGTGGTCCAGCCTCGCGAAGTCTTGGAGTTTTACCGAGATCTGACGGAGGTGTCTGGCTACGAGCTGGAAACCGCTGGCGTATTGAAGGGTGGTAAGAAGTTCTGGGCACTGGCGCGTACCGGACAATCGGCTGAGCTGAAAGGCAATGATCAAGTAAACGGCTATCTGCTACTGGCCACTTCCTGCGACGGCACGTTAGCAACGACCGCGACACCCACTACCGTTCGCGTGGTCTGCAATAACACACTGACCATCTCCCTGAACGGTGCCGCCCACGCCATCAAGGTTCCACACAGCACGCGGTTTAATCCACAGACCGTCAAGAAGCAGTTGGGCATCGCCGTCTCGCAATGGGACGAATTTATGTACCGGATGCGCACGCTCAGCGAACGTAAGATCCAGTGGCCTGAGGCCATGAGCTTCTTTATGGACGTGTTGTGCGACACCCACGCCCATGACCCGATCCCCGCTGTACTACCCAACAAGCGAGCAATGGAGAAGGTACAAAGCCTGTATGAAGGTAAAGGCCGCGGATCTGACCTGGAGTCCGCGCGCGGCACCGCGTGGGGCCTTTTAAACGCCGTGACCGAGTATGTCGACCACGAACGGCGAGCGCGCAGCAGTGAGTACCGCATGGACTCAGCCTGGTTCGGGCAAGGGGCGCAGATAAAACAACGCGCCCTGAGCACAGCCCTAAAACTGGTCGCCTGA
- a CDS encoding helix-turn-helix domain-containing protein — protein sequence MARISANHDKDGDLVALGAVVRARRLGHMLSQEALADAAGIDRSHMGKIERGERNVTFLNILRIATALRCKPSDLLFEAGL from the coding sequence ATGGCAAGAATCTCTGCAAACCACGATAAAGACGGTGACCTGGTAGCGCTTGGTGCGGTAGTACGTGCGCGGCGACTAGGACATATGCTGTCGCAAGAAGCCTTGGCAGATGCTGCTGGGATTGATCGTTCCCACATGGGGAAAATTGAGCGGGGGGAGAGAAATGTTACTTTTTTGAACATTCTTCGAATTGCGACTGCGCTGCGATGCAAGCCGTCAGATTTGCTTTTCGAGGCAGGCTTGTGA
- a CDS encoding DUF2231 domain-containing protein, protein MTVTTPSTYRCTPSPLHAIFLAGAIPLFLGALLSDIAYFRTFQIQWSNFASWLIAGGLVFFGVALLFALANLFQAKHKGGRPLVYLLLLLVSWVLGLINAFEHAKDAFAIMPTGLVLSVIVTLLAIVAAWVGLTNLRSGDVK, encoded by the coding sequence GTGACCGTTACCACTCCCTCCACCTACCGATGTACGCCAAGTCCCCTCCACGCGATTTTTCTTGCTGGAGCTATTCCTCTATTCCTCGGCGCCTTGCTGAGTGACATCGCCTATTTCAGGACCTTTCAGATTCAGTGGAGCAATTTCGCCTCCTGGCTGATCGCCGGCGGCTTGGTGTTCTTCGGGGTTGCTCTACTGTTCGCACTGGCCAATCTGTTCCAGGCTAAGCACAAGGGTGGCCGGCCTCTGGTGTATTTGCTGCTGTTGTTAGTGAGCTGGGTGCTAGGCCTAATCAATGCCTTTGAGCATGCCAAAGATGCCTTTGCAATCATGCCCACAGGCTTGGTTCTGTCAGTCATCGTCACCTTGCTGGCTATCGTTGCAGCGTGGGTAGGCCTTACCAATCTGCGTTCGGGAGATGTGAAGTGA